The sequence ttgtatcaaattatttttaagatgaCTTGACTTTTACAATAGTGCGTAAAgctctttcaattttttagtACTAAATAAATGATGTTAGGTGActctaaatctatgttgaaaGGTTATCTgagttttatgttttgtttaaaCGGGTATGTATTGGAGTAGACCACCTTTTATAGCTACTTATTACTTGCTAATTTATAAATTAGGAAGTAAGTAGTTTTCTACACTTCTTGTACCTTAAATGAGATCACATCATTTATAAAGGcttttacttaaaaaaagatttaaataagTCTTTCactatttaacttattttatttattctttattatttctaTCTAAAGGGAATCCTAATTGACATAATTTACCACAAGATTAGAATAATCTTATCAAAAAAGATAACAGTaagctttaatttttttgtattatctaaaaattatttacaatttgAAAGCTAATGCGATCTAAACCACAAACtctaaaatataagaaaataaaataaaaagacacCTACTAGACAATTACTtcatgattttttgaaaaataaggtgaaaaaaaagaagaaaataatagaaaaatttgTCACCGTTCGATCATCCCGGGGTCATGATCGAACGAACTAGGACTCTTACAGCTTTTCAATCTCAACAGTCCGTACAATTTACGCACCTCCTTCGCTCCCGGAACAGAGTCCTTCCAGTTTGCGCCACCTGTCTCCTCCGCATGCGGCGGCGGCTCCAGCCGTAGCGGCGACGATGCACTGTCACTCAACCGTTTTCCCTTCCCGCCGATCTTTCCCTCCGTTCCGTTTGATTGTAACGCCGTGATGACGGACTTCAGAGCTCTGCTTGGGGAGCTCCGGTTGACTATCATCAACTCTCCGATCGCCGCCGGGCTCATTGTTGCGCCGCTATGGAAAATCTCCTCTACTTGTGGAAACAGCTTGTGTTCCTTAACACCCAGATAATTGTTTGCTAAATATTTGAAGGAATTGAAATCACAGTAAGGGAAGTGTATGTGTACATCGATTCTTCCTGGCCTAAGCATCGCTGGGTCAATTTGCTCTTTGCTGTTCATCGTGAAAACCATTATCTTCTCGTCGCCGCAGCAAGAATTTACAATTCCGTCCATGAAATTGAGCAACCCTGATAAGGTCGTCGTTGTTAATTTCTCGTTGATCAATCGATCGAGATCTTCGATTACAATTAGGGATCTGCTTGAAGTTTGTAGCAAAAGGAGTTTGAGATCTGAATCATCGGAAACTCTGGATAAATCAATGTCGTAAACATCGTAGTTCAAGAAATTCGCCATGGCGCCGATGAAGCTAGATTTTCCGGTGCCGGAGGGACCGTAAAGGAGGTAATTACGCTTCCAAGCACGGCCCATTTTGTGATAGTAGTTTTgggatttaataaaattttcaagatcGGATTTTACCTTGTTCTTGAGATCTGCGTCCATGGCTATGGTGTCCAAAGTAGAATGATGAGTAAACGGAACAGATCTCCACCGTCCGCTTATAGGATTTTCCGACGGCCCATTATTGATAAACAATTTCAATTCACTTCTTCGCTGTTCGATATCATCGGAGACGGTATGAATATGCTGAAGATACGGCCGTAGAGTCCTGCGTTTATCCTTCTTCTtaatcctcaacaagaaactcCGATTACAAACTCCCCCATGATCGAATCTTTCAACTTTGTTCACCCAATCAACTCTTGCTCCGAGAAATTCATCTTGAATCACCTGATTATCATCCAGAGATAGAATGATATCAGTAGATTTCTTACCGGAGAACAAATTAGTGAAATTTGAATCTTCAATGGATGGCAACGAATTGATATAAAGGAAGACCCTCCGGTAGAACTCATTATCCTGGCCATTTTCATTGAGCTCTGCAACTTTAAGATACTGATGAACATGAATCCTGTCATCCATCCAATTCGCCCATTTTCgcaaaactaaaatcaaagcTGTTCTGTACAAGATAAATCTAACAAGAAACAAAAAACAAGGAATCAAGAAGAGAATCAAAAGTATATTTACAGCCAACATGGTGCAATAAAGTTGGAATCTTTCTCCGGAAAATTAACAAGaagaattcatatttttgtagTATATAAATATCGGTGAAGAAGTTTAACGAAGAAGAAgtttatatacttttttaaaaaatacactaTGCTTGTTTTGGTGTCAGCCTAGCAACTTTCCAGCCAAAAACACAGTTGACACTATTTTTTCCTCTGGCCCATCaattgcaaaaataaaaataaattatttatatacgttttatatttattttctctttttccaaaataattttgGGTAGCCAGGATTTTGTACgggtttttaatgatttttttaaaaaaaattattgaattatcaGTTTGGTTTTAATTTTAGTATTAGGTTATTAGATAATTTGATAAGGTAATAAATCATTAAAACGAtagtaattttctattttattctttataatcattaaatattaataatttaatataacttgACACTATATCAAGACTTTACgtacaatttatacaattaaatattatCTTTCATATTTCActgtattaaattatttataattgatttacttgtcacatgtacaatattttttttaaaaaaaagtagtgTTGGATGACATTTCTtgtgagaaaaaataatattatactatatgtatatgtgtggtATTTGAAGTTTGATGGGATAGTAGAACCCCACGTCTAAATACGATGTGCATTTGTGACCATTCTCTTCTTCCTTCTCCACATAACgataattatgaattatgagtatGACTTGGACTACCTTTTCcactcattttaatttttagaaattctatataatgaatataaatatacatatgttttatgtgttttttataCCATAGTCTTGAGTTTATTGAGCACGAAGATGAAGACGATGTTTTTTTAGTTGGCTTTTCTTGTGGAATTAGTATTATATACAATATGTTAATTATAGTTTTCTTCCACAATACGACTCTACTAGCAATTAAATGAGTTACCCTACTTTCTTAGACTTATAACAACTTGGCATGATAagttatattcttttttaattgataaGCATTAATGGTTCAAGTTTTAAAAATGGCATGCTATGCTTTTAAGTCatgttgttaattatattttcatattggTAGATTCAAGAAGAAGCTAAATAGTAtagcaaaaaataattacttttttttttatctagcAGTACATAAATAGATCGACTTGCacaagaaaaaatagaataaagacGGTATAAAAATATGTagcaaattattattatttgtattaattaaaaaagttaCATGACTAATATCTTCATAAAGAGATCGTGGAATTCTGAATTTGTTACATTAAATGTTTGAATTCAGCATTCACTTTTTATTCTTCCCATTATATCATATTCAAACTTTGACAAACATATTTCAGCATTAAtacctttctttttctcaattCAACTCCCCGAGCCACTTAATCTAACCACAATTTTCAACCGGTTGAATCTATTTAATTcagtttttttgaaaaaaaaaaaagatatctcGTAGTCATCGTAATTAgtatccttttattttaatttatgtgatagtatttttattttcgcTCTTATTTgaccataatttttttaataaaattttgaaaataatatttgctCGTGAAATTTGgtcttttttgaaattttaaaaaaagagttcCAAAAATTGGTTatatttgggtgaaatttcactTTCACTCATAAAATTTCAAGTAAGTCTaatcacattttaatttcaaaacaaattatatttttggaaaagagcctaaaatatccttaaaatattaaaattggtacaaaactaccctccatccacttattggctccaaaatacccttttcaaCCAtatattggctccaaaataccatgtcatccacctttgacaTTTTAAAATTGACTACTTATTTAGcggttttaaatttttcaatattttttaaaatacgtggcgctcaactatttgttataatttaacttattaatattaattataaacaaATTCACTACCCACCCGTTACTAATTAAACTACACCAATTAATAAACCCGCCccattactaatgcaacaacGACAAAGCTAGTGCCAAtgagtgtttctaaaaatttgaggcgaaaatgtctatagaagtacattatcatatatacattCAAGTCCTCATTCAAAATatctctaaataaaaattatcgataaacttaaaagtctaactatgttatcttaattatttattcatctcaattatgttatgttacataatagataattttttttaaaaaaaatatattaaggttataataattaaaacaaatcatatatatttataaaattatatttttaaaaagtgcatgaattattcGAGATGAGTActttacatttaatcataaattcgaATTCAAGCTTAAAGTGTCCTCTTAAATAAGCggttcaacctaaatttaattgaggcttcaattcggactcgaataattttgaacgtcattttcaggaatctctAATTTtgtcgtgttttagtagtgtttaggcgatttttatattagaattggtttattaattgggtgggtagtggatttgtttataaatgatatcaataaattaaattataaccaatagttgagcatcaaatatttttaaaaaatttaaatggtttaaatttaaaattattaaataagtaGTTAATTTGAAACCCAAAAGTGGATTGacaaggatattttggagccaatacatggatgagaagggcattttggagcccttttctgttatatttttaacaaacttcaaaaGCTATTTTTTTTCTATCCAAGTTTTAATTAAATCTATCGACAAGTACTTGGTCAATTTAGAAAAgaatatcattttcttttatataattagaagtaattaactttaaatttttgcATTTACTTTCATGAAATATTCATAACTACATAGATCTCCAAGACTTGTTTTAGTCtacaaaatttatgtatatttttttataacaaaaaataaattaaaaatgatatcACATAAA comes from Solanum pennellii chromosome 1, SPENNV200 and encodes:
- the LOC107008490 gene encoding AAA-ATPase At2g46620-like isoform X1; this translates as MLAVNILLILFLIPCFLFLVRFILYRTALILVLRKWANWMDDRIHVHQYLKVAELNENGQDNEFYRRVFLYINSLPSIEDSNFTNLFSGKKSTDIILSLDDNQVIQDEFLGARVDWVNKVERFDHGGVCNRSFLLRIKKKDKRRTLRPYLQHIHTVSDDIEQRRSELKLFINNGPSENPISGRWRSVPFTHHSTLDTIAMDADLKNKVKSDLENFIKSQNYYHKMGRAWKRNYLLYGPSGTGKSSFIGAMANFLNYDVYDIDLSRVSDDSDLKLLLLQTSSRSLIVIEDLDRLINEKLTTTTLSGLLNFMDGIVNSCCGDEKIMVFTMNSKEQIDPAMLRPGRIDVHIHFPYCDFNSFKYLANNYLGVKEHKLFPQVEEIFHSGATMSPAAIGELMIVNRSSPSRALKSVITALQSNGTEGKIGGKGKRLSDSASSPLRLEPPPHAEETGGANWKDSVPGAKEVRKLYGLLRLKSCKSPSSFDHDPGMIER
- the LOC107008490 gene encoding AAA-ATPase At2g46620-like isoform X2 — encoded protein: MDDRIHVHQYLKVAELNENGQDNEFYRRVFLYINSLPSIEDSNFTNLFSGKKSTDIILSLDDNQVIQDEFLGARVDWVNKVERFDHGGVCNRSFLLRIKKKDKRRTLRPYLQHIHTVSDDIEQRRSELKLFINNGPSENPISGRWRSVPFTHHSTLDTIAMDADLKNKVKSDLENFIKSQNYYHKMGRAWKRNYLLYGPSGTGKSSFIGAMANFLNYDVYDIDLSRVSDDSDLKLLLLQTSSRSLIVIEDLDRLINEKLTTTTLSGLLNFMDGIVNSCCGDEKIMVFTMNSKEQIDPAMLRPGRIDVHIHFPYCDFNSFKYLANNYLGVKEHKLFPQVEEIFHSGATMSPAAIGELMIVNRSSPSRALKSVITALQSNGTEGKIGGKGKRLSDSASSPLRLEPPPHAEETGGANWKDSVPGAKEVRKLYGLLRLKSCKSPSSFDHDPGMIER